In the genome of Bdellovibrionota bacterium, the window GACGCTCGTCGATTATCTGCTTCGGCAGGCAGGGACGTTCAAGCAACACCAGGCGCTGACCGAGCGTGTGATGGATTCCATGGACCTTGAGCGGGAGCGGGGAATCACGATTCTCGCCAAGAACGCCTCGGTGTACGTGGAGGATACGAAGATCAATATCGTCGACACGCCGGGACACGCGGATTTCGGAGGAGAGGTCGAACGAATTTTAGGCATGGTCGACGGAGCCCTTCTGCTCGTCGATGCCGCCGAAGGGCCTCTTCCGCAAACCCGATTCGTGCTTCAAAAGGCGCTGGAAAAAGGATTAAAAATCATTTTGGTCATCAACAAGGTCGATCGCCCCGAGTGCCGTGAGAACCGGCGGATTCAGGAGGTCGTGAATCAAACGTTCGACCTCTTCGTCGAGCTGGGAGCGTCGGAAACACAAGTGGAATTTTCCATTGTTTACGCCTGCGCTCGTGAAGGTTGGTGCACGGTCAACGACAAGGAAGTTCCGGCGCTCTTGAGCGGTGAAAAGAAGGGGACGCTCAAACCTCTCTTCGATCTGATTCTCAGTGAAGTTCCCCCGCCTCGAATCTCTGATGCGCCCGGATTTCAGATGTTGGTCTCGAATCTTGCGTACTCCGATTACGTCGGCCGGCTCGCCGTCGGGCGCGTGACGCGAGGAAGCGTCAAGAAAAACGATCGTATTTTTCACCGAGGTGTGGATGAAGAGGATGAGCCGACGGCCGTTTCGTTCACGGTAACACAGGTTTTGACGTTCGGAGGACTCAAGCAAATCGAGGTGGCCGAACTGACCGAGGGTGATCTCGGTTTGGTGGCCGGGTGTGAAGAAGCGGAAATCGGCGACACATTCGCCGGAAACGACAATGTGCCAGCTTTGCCGAGAATCGCCGTGGAGAAGCCGACGATTGGGATGATTTTTTCCGTCAGCACGTCCCCCTTTTCAGGCCAAGACGGAGAGGCGATTCAATCGAGAAAGCTTCGCGAGCGGTTGTTGCGGGAAGTTCGGCAGAACGTCGCGCTTCGGTTTGAAGAGCTCGACTCGCCGGACCAGTTTCGGATGCTCGGCCGGGGAGAGCTTCAGCTTTCGATTTTGATCGAGCAGATGCGGCGGGAGGGGTTCGAGTTCATGGTCGGCAAGCCGATCGTCTTGATGCACAAAGGAAAGACAGGTGGTGTGGAAGAACCGATCGAACGGCTCGTCCTGGATCTCCCTGAAACCTACGTGGGCGAAGTGACGCAAATGTTTCAGACGAGAAAAGGGATCATGACCCGTTTCGAGCCTATGGCCAGCGGCCTGGAAAGCGCGGTTCGCCGGATCCGTCTCGAGTTTACGATCCCGACCCGGGGACTTCTCGGCATGCGATCGCGGTTTCTGACCGGCACGCGCGGCGAAGGACTCATGAGCAGTGAGTTCTTGCGGTATGAGCCTCATAAGGGAGAAGTGCCCCATCGCACCAACGGCGCCCTCGTTTCCGACCGAGAGGGGGAAACCGTGGAATACGGCCTCTTGGGTTTGGAAGACCGGGGGATGCTCTTCGTTCGTCCAGGGATCAAGGTGTACGAAGGAATGGT includes:
- the typA gene encoding translational GTPase TypA, whose amino-acid sequence is MSLNIRNVCIIAHVDHGKTTLVDYLLRQAGTFKQHQALTERVMDSMDLERERGITILAKNASVYVEDTKINIVDTPGHADFGGEVERILGMVDGALLLVDAAEGPLPQTRFVLQKALEKGLKIILVINKVDRPECRENRRIQEVVNQTFDLFVELGASETQVEFSIVYACAREGWCTVNDKEVPALLSGEKKGTLKPLFDLILSEVPPPRISDAPGFQMLVSNLAYSDYVGRLAVGRVTRGSVKKNDRIFHRGVDEEDEPTAVSFTVTQVLTFGGLKQIEVAELTEGDLGLVAGCEEAEIGDTFAGNDNVPALPRIAVEKPTIGMIFSVSTSPFSGQDGEAIQSRKLRERLLREVRQNVALRFEELDSPDQFRMLGRGELQLSILIEQMRREGFEFMVGKPIVLMHKGKTGGVEEPIERLVLDLPETYVGEVTQMFQTRKGIMTRFEPMASGLESAVRRIRLEFTIPTRGLLGMRSRFLTGTRGEGLMSSEFLRYEPHKGEVPHRTNGALVSDREGETVEYGLLGLEDRGMLFVRPGIKVYEGMVVGEHNKENDLNVNPCREKKLTNIRAAHAEVLVTLSGIRSMSLEESVEWIDEDEWIEVTPKSIRLRKKVLPKNLRSVVRS